From the genome of Gemmatimonas phototrophica, one region includes:
- a CDS encoding amidohydrolase family protein, whose amino-acid sequence MSTRLASTTLRIVVTSTLVIGSAPVLVAQAPATEPRWDVTQARGTTRDIDFTTSEGTWMSVDISADGSWLVFDLLGHVYRMPSTGGAATVLTQNTGVALNMQPRISPDGKTIAFITDRRGQYNLWVMNADGSNPRPVFTDLNATAFEPAWTPDGRFIVVRKGGRGGGEGAAPAGGLWMYHKDGGSGVPLVAAGTGGVNGAPSWPSVSPDGKHLYYHVSMPVEPREPVGGAQQLRRFTFANGEIVDITNGETGDAAASRFSSGGGAAPEISPDGRWLAFARHIPDGTLEFKGHQFGPRTSLWLRDLKTGAERLLMDPIEPMAASGSKTLGVLPRYKWAADGKSLVLMQGGKVRRVDVATRAVSTIPFTATVHRTISQMARKEFRLSDDPVQAKFFRWSSSSPDGKRLAFQALGRVHVQDGVAGTPRRLTPAAFGPLEFAPSWSPDGRFITFVTWDDSARGHVWKVPSVGGTPQRLSRDPGDYTDPVWSADGRFVIVARGEGATARGRTMTHNVWYDITRFDAVAAGGDTGVVLATINRPSGTSVGGEARRQLPRPSVGPEGRIFWPEQRTGVRGTTLRSVASNGTDLRDHVVLPNADEILPSPDGAWLAFQEGDNVYVTPMVWGGVGSAIPRIEKRRGQIPVTSLTRDGGLFPRWRTGTMLEYASGALHFVHDVTTGKTDTLTMRLSAPRAVPTGSVALTNARIITMDNRQVIENGTVVVTGSRITCVGTCSTTGVDRVVNATGKTIMPGLVDMHSHHYREWRGMRPRHDFEQAIYLAYGVTTTMDVSMYSQNMFPTAELVEVGEIIGPRGFSTGDNITAGDGARANEINNPRDALAAVTKMVSWGATAIKQYAQPRRDQRQWMADAARTVGANLTSEGGFFFENLGFIMDGQTGWEHAFSELPLYSDGAKFLGKAGATYSPTLVVAGPGPWSIEYWFQESDVWKDAKQRKWFPWRALVPHTRTRILRPATDYSFPFIAQAMADIIAEGGWGALGSHGEHHGLAPHWELWMGASALGNHGALEVATMHGARFLGADKDLGSLSVGKVADLLVLNGNPLENIRSTADAQLVMKGGMLYDAMSLDQIWPKAVPFGPTYWVNDDMLQQNRKKVEHHDKKDPR is encoded by the coding sequence ATGTCCACTCGATTGGCCTCGACCACGTTGCGCATCGTCGTGACGTCAACACTGGTGATAGGCAGCGCCCCCGTCCTCGTGGCGCAGGCGCCCGCCACTGAGCCACGCTGGGATGTCACGCAGGCGCGTGGCACGACGCGAGATATCGACTTCACCACCAGTGAGGGGACGTGGATGTCGGTGGACATCTCCGCCGATGGGAGCTGGCTGGTGTTCGACTTGCTCGGTCATGTGTATCGCATGCCGAGTACTGGTGGTGCAGCCACAGTGCTCACGCAGAACACTGGCGTCGCACTCAACATGCAGCCCCGTATTTCGCCCGACGGCAAAACGATTGCGTTTATCACCGATCGCCGCGGGCAGTACAATCTCTGGGTGATGAACGCCGACGGCAGCAACCCGCGCCCGGTGTTCACGGATCTCAACGCAACGGCCTTCGAGCCCGCGTGGACCCCGGATGGGCGATTCATCGTGGTGCGCAAAGGCGGGCGCGGTGGTGGAGAGGGGGCGGCGCCGGCGGGCGGATTGTGGATGTACCACAAGGATGGGGGGTCGGGTGTGCCGTTGGTGGCGGCCGGTACGGGCGGCGTGAATGGCGCTCCGTCGTGGCCGAGCGTGTCACCGGATGGGAAGCACCTGTATTACCACGTCTCCATGCCCGTGGAACCTCGCGAGCCGGTGGGCGGGGCGCAGCAGCTGCGGCGCTTCACCTTCGCCAATGGTGAGATCGTGGACATCACCAACGGCGAAACCGGCGATGCCGCCGCGTCGCGCTTTTCGAGCGGGGGCGGGGCCGCACCGGAGATCTCTCCCGATGGGCGATGGTTGGCGTTTGCCCGGCACATTCCCGACGGGACGCTGGAATTCAAGGGGCATCAGTTCGGACCGCGCACCTCGTTGTGGCTGCGCGACCTCAAAACGGGGGCCGAACGATTGCTGATGGATCCCATTGAGCCCATGGCGGCGAGCGGTTCGAAAACGCTGGGGGTGCTGCCGCGCTACAAATGGGCGGCCGATGGCAAGAGCCTGGTGCTGATGCAGGGGGGCAAGGTGCGTCGGGTGGATGTGGCGACGCGCGCCGTGAGCACCATTCCCTTCACGGCGACGGTGCATCGCACCATCTCGCAGATGGCGCGCAAGGAATTCCGCCTCAGCGATGATCCTGTGCAGGCGAAGTTCTTCCGATGGTCTTCCAGCAGCCCCGACGGGAAGCGCCTGGCGTTTCAGGCGCTGGGTCGCGTCCATGTGCAGGACGGTGTCGCGGGAACGCCGCGCCGTCTCACGCCGGCCGCCTTTGGTCCGCTGGAGTTTGCGCCGTCATGGAGCCCCGACGGGCGGTTCATCACGTTTGTCACCTGGGATGACAGCGCGCGCGGACACGTGTGGAAGGTGCCGTCGGTGGGTGGTACGCCGCAGCGGTTGTCGCGCGATCCCGGTGACTACACCGACCCCGTGTGGAGCGCCGACGGGCGGTTCGTCATTGTGGCGCGCGGCGAAGGCGCCACGGCCCGCGGCCGCACCATGACGCACAACGTGTGGTACGACATCACGCGCTTTGACGCCGTGGCAGCGGGCGGAGACACTGGTGTGGTGCTCGCCACCATCAATCGCCCATCGGGCACGTCCGTGGGGGGCGAAGCACGTCGCCAGCTGCCACGACCGTCGGTGGGCCCAGAGGGGCGCATCTTCTGGCCGGAGCAACGTACGGGCGTGCGTGGTACCACGCTCCGCAGTGTGGCATCCAACGGCACCGATCTGCGCGATCATGTGGTGCTCCCCAATGCCGATGAAATCTTGCCCTCTCCCGATGGCGCGTGGCTGGCCTTCCAGGAAGGGGACAACGTGTACGTCACGCCCATGGTGTGGGGCGGCGTGGGGAGCGCGATTCCGCGCATTGAGAAGCGACGCGGGCAGATTCCGGTCACGTCGCTCACCCGCGATGGCGGGTTATTCCCACGCTGGCGCACGGGAACCATGCTCGAATACGCGAGCGGTGCGTTGCACTTCGTGCATGACGTGACCACCGGAAAAACCGATACGCTGACCATGCGTCTGTCGGCGCCGCGTGCCGTCCCCACGGGGTCGGTGGCATTGACCAACGCGCGCATCATCACCATGGACAATCGTCAGGTGATTGAGAACGGAACCGTGGTCGTCACGGGCAGCCGCATCACCTGTGTGGGAACATGCAGCACAACCGGTGTGGATCGCGTGGTGAACGCGACCGGAAAGACCATCATGCCGGGGCTGGTGGATATGCACTCCCACCACTACCGCGAGTGGCGTGGCATGCGTCCGCGGCACGACTTCGAGCAGGCCATCTATCTTGCGTATGGTGTGACCACCACGATGGATGTGTCGATGTACAGCCAGAACATGTTTCCCACCGCCGAACTGGTTGAGGTGGGCGAGATCATTGGTCCCCGCGGCTTCAGTACGGGGGACAACATCACGGCTGGCGACGGCGCGCGCGCGAACGAAATCAACAATCCGCGGGATGCACTCGCGGCCGTGACCAAAATGGTGTCGTGGGGGGCCACCGCCATCAAGCAATACGCACAACCGCGGCGCGATCAACGCCAATGGATGGCCGACGCGGCTCGCACGGTGGGCGCCAACCTCACCTCCGAAGGCGGGTTCTTCTTCGAGAACCTTGGCTTCATCATGGACGGCCAGACCGGATGGGAGCATGCCTTCAGCGAGCTCCCCCTGTACAGCGATGGCGCGAAGTTTCTTGGTAAAGCTGGTGCCACGTATTCACCAACGCTCGTGGTTGCCGGTCCGGGGCCCTGGAGCATTGAGTACTGGTTCCAGGAGTCGGATGTCTGGAAGGATGCCAAGCAGCGGAAATGGTTCCCGTGGCGGGCGCTGGTGCCGCACACGCGCACCCGTATCCTGCGTCCCGCCACCGACTACTCTTTCCCCTTTATCGCGCAGGCCATGGCCGACATCATCGCCGAAGGGGGCTGGGGTGCGCTGGGCAGTCACGGCGAGCATCATGGTCTGGCCCCGCATTGGGAGCTGTGGATGGGCGCCTCAGCGCTCGGAAATCACGGCGCACTGGAAGTGGCCACCATGCACGGCGCTCGATTCCTTGGCGCCGACAAGGATCTGGGAAGCCTGAGCGTGGGCAAGGTCGCCGATCTGCTTGTGCTCAACGGCAACCCACTCGAGAACATTCGGAGCACGGCCGACGCGCAACTGGTGATGAAGGGCGGTATGCTCTATGATGCCATGTCCCTCGATCAGATCTGGCCGAAAGCCGTGCCGTTTGGACCAACGTACTGGGTGAACGACGACATGCTGCAGCAGAATCGCAAAAAAGTTGAGCACCACGACAAGAAGGATCCTCGATGA
- a CDS encoding metal-dependent hydrolase family protein, whose product MATGIAAGVLTMLSSAPRPAAAQSAAQTPAASTVIVLRASRLIDGTGGAVLSPAMVRIERERITAVGTSLPVPSGAQLIDLGNATLLPGLIDLHTHLTGDERVHWEDGLLKTTPAYDALWGARNARITLLAGFTTCRDMGPTWPFVDVALRNAIDEGLVVGPRLLVAGNYVSSTGGAGDARQFSPYVEVPMVRNLADGPDEVTKAVRTNLKQGANHIKILATGAVLSKGISPGAQQYSDAEIQAAVTEARRWGRPAAAHAHGADGIKAAIRAGVRTVDHGSYLDDEAIALLKATNRATFYVPTLYTSAAIDRPDSPVPESERVRSRQVSAIKDAGFRRALAAGIPIGFGTDAMVIPHGQNAREFGERVRLGESPMAAIVSATALNAEILGLQDQLGTLRPGKLADLIAVPGDPLADITALERVRFVMKGGVIHRHDASH is encoded by the coding sequence GTGGCAACAGGCATCGCGGCGGGCGTACTGACGATGCTGTCCAGCGCCCCGCGCCCTGCGGCCGCACAATCCGCCGCGCAGACGCCCGCGGCTTCCACGGTCATTGTGCTGCGCGCATCGCGACTCATCGATGGCACTGGTGGAGCGGTGCTGTCGCCGGCCATGGTGCGCATCGAGCGCGAGCGCATCACCGCTGTCGGTACGTCGCTGCCGGTTCCCTCTGGTGCCCAGCTCATCGACCTCGGCAATGCGACGTTGCTCCCCGGACTGATTGATCTGCATACCCATCTCACGGGTGATGAGCGGGTGCACTGGGAGGACGGGCTGCTCAAGACGACGCCGGCTTACGATGCGCTGTGGGGCGCCCGCAATGCCCGCATTACCCTGCTGGCGGGGTTCACCACCTGTCGCGACATGGGGCCCACCTGGCCCTTTGTGGATGTGGCATTGCGCAACGCCATCGACGAAGGGCTTGTCGTGGGCCCACGATTGCTGGTCGCCGGCAATTATGTGTCGTCTACGGGCGGTGCGGGCGATGCCAGGCAGTTCAGTCCGTACGTGGAGGTCCCCATGGTGCGTAATCTCGCCGATGGGCCGGACGAAGTGACGAAGGCCGTGCGCACCAACCTCAAGCAGGGGGCCAATCACATCAAGATTCTCGCCACCGGCGCGGTCCTGTCCAAGGGGATCAGTCCGGGGGCCCAGCAGTATTCGGATGCCGAGATTCAGGCGGCGGTGACCGAGGCCCGTCGATGGGGGCGCCCAGCGGCGGCGCACGCCCATGGGGCCGATGGCATCAAGGCCGCCATACGCGCCGGCGTTCGGACGGTGGACCATGGATCCTATCTCGACGACGAAGCGATTGCACTGCTCAAGGCGACCAACCGAGCCACGTTCTACGTGCCCACGTTGTATACATCGGCCGCGATTGATCGACCTGACAGCCCCGTGCCCGAGAGCGAACGGGTGCGGTCACGTCAGGTCAGTGCCATCAAGGATGCCGGCTTTCGTCGCGCGCTGGCGGCGGGGATACCCATTGGTTTTGGCACCGACGCCATGGTCATCCCCCACGGACAGAACGCCCGCGAGTTTGGCGAGCGGGTGCGGCTTGGGGAATCTCCAATGGCGGCCATCGTCTCGGCCACCGCGCTCAACGCCGAGATTCTCGGGTTGCAGGACCAGCTTGGTACGCTGCGCCCGGGGAAGCTGGCTGATCTGATTGCTGTCCCCGGCGATCCACTGGCGGACATCACCGCGCTTGAGCGCGTACGCTTTGTCATGAAGGGTGGCGTGATTCACCGCCACGATGCGTCTCACTGA
- a CDS encoding DUF6691 family protein has product MASTVIPTLTRDGQRVTSVKPAALLLTALVAGVLFGFGLALSTMIRPDVVLGFLRFQDMGLMLVMGGGVVVSLIAYQLAPRFLTRPLLGGVFAIRAAALDRPTVVGAAIFGIGWGLCGVCPGPAIAGLGAGSYELGWAIAGIALGALLQGITTKR; this is encoded by the coding sequence ATGGCATCAACGGTCATCCCCACCCTCACACGCGACGGGCAGCGCGTCACGTCGGTCAAGCCCGCTGCGCTGCTGTTGACCGCGCTGGTCGCTGGCGTGCTCTTCGGCTTCGGGCTCGCGCTCTCCACCATGATTCGCCCCGACGTCGTGTTGGGCTTTCTGCGCTTCCAGGACATGGGCCTCATGCTGGTGATGGGCGGCGGGGTGGTGGTATCACTCATTGCCTACCAACTCGCGCCGCGCTTTCTCACCCGCCCCCTGCTTGGTGGCGTGTTCGCCATTCGCGCCGCCGCGCTTGATCGCCCTACTGTTGTCGGCGCCGCCATCTTCGGCATTGGCTGGGGGCTGTGCGGTGTGTGCCCCGGTCCCGCCATCGCGGGCCTCGGCGCCGGCAGCTATGAGCTGGGATGGGCCATTGCCGGTATTGCCCTTGGCGCCTTGCTGCAGGGCATCACCACCAAGCGCTGA
- a CDS encoding YeeE/YedE family protein: MTPAEVVVFPNGVFPHGWLQYLQGGLIIGTGVALLFVLTGMIGGMSTVFSSTWSFVVRRPFFQQPTLVGSRAWRLVYAVGLVAGAALWFMLSQQPARVAVTIPTWQLFIGGLLVGYGARLSQGCTSGHGICGLASLSRPSLVAVCTFMATAILTANVMARFLTTGG, translated from the coding sequence ATGACGCCGGCAGAGGTTGTCGTGTTTCCCAACGGCGTATTTCCACACGGCTGGCTCCAGTATCTGCAGGGTGGTCTGATCATTGGCACCGGCGTGGCGCTGCTCTTTGTGCTCACCGGCATGATTGGCGGAATGAGCACCGTCTTCTCGTCCACCTGGTCGTTCGTGGTACGCCGCCCGTTCTTTCAGCAGCCGACGCTGGTGGGGAGCCGGGCGTGGCGTTTGGTGTACGCCGTCGGCCTGGTGGCCGGTGCCGCGCTCTGGTTCATGCTGTCTCAACAACCTGCACGCGTGGCCGTGACGATTCCTACGTGGCAGCTCTTCATTGGGGGGCTGCTGGTCGGCTACGGAGCACGCCTCTCGCAGGGGTGCACCTCCGGACATGGCATCTGCGGACTCGCATCCCTTTCGCGGCCCTCACTCGTGGCCGTCTGCACGTTCATGGCCACCGCGATTCTGACCGCGAACGTCATGGCGCGCTTCCTCACCACCGGCGGCTGA
- a CDS encoding pyridoxamine 5'-phosphate oxidase family protein — MPFSRHCSLAARVAAILGVALAAADPLPTLGAQSPAAPSLALPRLDSVARRIIGAATYATFITVDSAARPQARTVQPLAPNAHWEIWFATNPRTRKVQEIRRNPRVAVHYFDPVTQSYVAISGRARLVRDRATVDAHWDAAWNAFYPDRDSSVVLVAVTPLRVELVSPSAGVNSDPRTWRPQSFVPKRRP; from the coding sequence ATGCCTTTCTCCCGGCACTGCTCGCTGGCGGCCCGCGTGGCCGCGATTCTTGGGGTCGCCCTGGCGGCGGCTGACCCGCTCCCGACGCTGGGCGCACAGTCGCCAGCGGCGCCATCCCTGGCCCTGCCTCGTCTCGACAGTGTCGCGCGCCGGATCATTGGTGCGGCCACCTATGCAACGTTCATTACGGTGGATAGCGCAGCCCGGCCGCAGGCGCGGACTGTCCAGCCGCTGGCGCCCAATGCGCACTGGGAGATCTGGTTTGCCACCAATCCGCGCACCCGAAAAGTGCAGGAGATCCGCCGAAACCCCCGCGTGGCGGTCCACTACTTCGACCCCGTGACGCAGAGTTATGTGGCGATCTCGGGACGGGCCAGGCTGGTGCGCGACCGCGCCACAGTGGATGCGCACTGGGATGCGGCGTGGAACGCGTTTTATCCGGATCGCGATAGTAGTGTTGTACTGGTCGCGGTCACGCCCCTGCGGGTGGAGCTGGTCAGTCCTTCGGCCGGCGTCAACAGCGACCCGCGCACGTGGCGTCCGCAATCGTTCGTTCCCAAGCGCCGGCCATGA
- a CDS encoding OFA family MFS transporter: MGTRRWTIPLGAILVHLGIGSVYAWSTLNRPIMTALPTLPWWASPPYTTFTSALVLLGLSAATWGPWVERRGARAAGRLAALCFSCGLIVGGAGLLLRQPLLLFLGMGILCGIGCGIGYIAPVSTLVKWFPDRRGMATGFAIMGFGGGAFLAGYANAFLIERVGVANTLFVLGGVYLLIMLAGASLLRPAPASPRVEAVAATPSNHPRIVSDGMTRAAAVRTPQFALLWGMLCINVTAGIGILAQASPMMQDLFGRSPKEAAAVVAIISVFNAGGRLLWSSASDLIGRRTTYLVFFGAQIGLFLLIPVLAKLGAWYPFLACLLLVFTMYGGGFATIPAFLADLFGTANVGAIHGALLTAWSVAAVLGPVIITELSSRARAALAPGMSNVAIYDQPLRLLAGLLAVGLVLTLLVKPVRARSGT; encoded by the coding sequence ATGGGAACTCGCCGTTGGACCATCCCGCTGGGCGCCATTCTCGTGCATCTGGGCATTGGCTCGGTCTACGCTTGGAGCACCCTCAACCGTCCCATCATGACGGCTCTGCCCACGCTGCCGTGGTGGGCCAGCCCCCCGTACACCACCTTCACCAGCGCCCTGGTGCTCTTGGGGCTGAGCGCCGCCACATGGGGTCCGTGGGTGGAACGTCGCGGCGCGCGGGCGGCCGGGCGACTGGCGGCCCTCTGCTTCTCGTGTGGCCTCATTGTCGGCGGCGCCGGACTCCTCCTCCGTCAGCCACTGCTGCTGTTCCTCGGCATGGGGATTCTGTGCGGGATTGGCTGCGGCATTGGCTACATCGCGCCGGTGAGTACGCTGGTGAAATGGTTCCCCGACCGGCGCGGCATGGCCACGGGGTTTGCCATCATGGGGTTTGGCGGCGGGGCCTTCCTGGCGGGGTACGCCAACGCGTTCCTCATTGAGCGGGTCGGTGTGGCCAACACCTTGTTCGTGTTGGGGGGCGTGTATCTGCTCATCATGCTGGCCGGTGCGAGTTTATTGCGACCAGCGCCCGCGTCACCGCGTGTGGAGGCGGTAGCCGCCACGCCGTCCAATCACCCACGCATCGTCTCCGACGGCATGACCCGCGCGGCAGCCGTGCGCACGCCGCAGTTCGCGTTGCTGTGGGGCATGTTGTGCATCAATGTCACGGCCGGCATTGGCATTCTCGCGCAGGCCAGTCCCATGATGCAGGATCTGTTTGGCCGGTCACCCAAGGAAGCCGCAGCGGTGGTGGCCATCATCAGCGTGTTCAACGCCGGTGGGCGGTTGCTCTGGTCGAGCGCCTCCGACCTTATTGGACGACGTACGACGTATCTGGTGTTCTTCGGCGCCCAGATTGGGTTGTTTCTGCTCATACCGGTACTGGCCAAGCTCGGGGCGTGGTATCCGTTTCTGGCGTGCCTGCTGCTGGTGTTCACCATGTATGGCGGCGGGTTTGCCACCATTCCAGCGTTCCTGGCGGACCTGTTTGGGACCGCGAATGTCGGAGCCATTCACGGCGCGCTGCTGACGGCATGGAGCGTCGCCGCGGTCCTGGGCCCGGTCATCATTACGGAGCTGTCATCACGGGCGCGGGCGGCGCTCGCCCCTGGCATGTCGAACGTGGCCATCTACGACCAGCCGCTCCGGCTGCTGGCTGGGTTGCTGGCGGTGGGGCTGGTCCTCACGCTCCTGGTCAAGCCGGTGCGAGCGAGATCCGGGACGTAA
- a CDS encoding N-acyl-D-amino-acid deacylase family protein, translated as MRPLLLLATTTAVATALRAQPAPYDLLLRGGTVIDGTGRPGVVADVAVRNGVIVRVGDLSRVRATTELDVRGRMVAPGFINVHSHADVRGLATAANMLTQGVTTELLNADGGGPLDLTTQAAQVQQSGLAVNVAASVPFNSIWAAVNGASNTRPDSAQRARMRSMVQQGLAAGAFGISAGLDYKPAYFASVAEVTDVLGVAAPWRTFLTNHDRLTPESGFNSLVGMHETMAIGFGTSLVPVFTHMKLQGRTQGNAARILDTMHVESRRNRWVAGDVYPYLSGQTMLVSLIIPGWAQDGGLAPMRARFADPVQRARIVRESDDAIAARFTGAAGILLGDDGSTLQQYMMAQQITSPGEAVVRILETRMPSAILGFGAEADLAQLIADPDIAIACDCGAAAAQRVSHPRYFGTFPRVLGRYVREQRVLSWEAAIRKMTWLPASLMGLLDRGLIAPGMAADLVVFDSSTVMDHATYANPTAPSTGVVHVVVNGTLALREGTPTGAQAGRTLLRPTEGISRPAAMLTQTDTDQRVRNAIAVAMGTNQRFTITATGIPQRAGQWWSVTGVGGFSAREERPFLVVYDDKDPRQPGRATVSVWLDGQYSTQPLRAR; from the coding sequence ATGCGCCCCTTGCTCCTGCTTGCGACAACCACGGCCGTTGCCACTGCGCTGCGCGCCCAACCCGCTCCGTACGACCTGCTTCTGCGCGGCGGCACCGTTATCGACGGCACCGGACGCCCAGGGGTGGTGGCCGATGTTGCCGTTCGCAACGGTGTGATTGTGCGTGTTGGCGACCTCTCCAGGGTCCGTGCCACAACGGAACTGGATGTGCGCGGCCGCATGGTCGCTCCGGGCTTCATCAACGTGCACAGTCATGCCGATGTGCGTGGCCTGGCAACAGCGGCCAACATGCTCACACAGGGCGTGACCACGGAGTTACTCAACGCCGATGGCGGCGGGCCGTTGGATCTCACTACGCAGGCGGCGCAGGTGCAGCAGAGTGGACTGGCTGTCAACGTCGCGGCCAGTGTGCCCTTCAACAGCATCTGGGCGGCGGTGAACGGTGCGTCCAATACCCGTCCCGACAGCGCGCAGCGGGCCCGCATGCGGTCCATGGTACAGCAGGGGCTCGCCGCCGGCGCCTTTGGCATCTCGGCGGGGCTCGACTACAAACCGGCGTACTTCGCCTCCGTGGCTGAGGTAACGGATGTCCTCGGCGTGGCGGCGCCGTGGCGGACGTTCTTGACCAACCACGATCGGCTCACGCCGGAAAGCGGCTTCAATTCGCTGGTCGGGATGCACGAAACCATGGCGATTGGCTTTGGCACGTCGCTGGTGCCCGTGTTCACCCACATGAAGCTGCAAGGGCGCACGCAAGGGAACGCGGCCCGAATTCTCGACACCATGCATGTCGAATCGCGCCGCAATCGCTGGGTGGCCGGTGATGTGTACCCTTACCTGTCCGGGCAGACAATGCTGGTGTCACTCATCATCCCCGGTTGGGCGCAGGATGGTGGGCTCGCCCCCATGCGCGCCCGCTTTGCCGATCCGGTGCAGCGGGCGCGAATTGTGCGCGAATCGGACGACGCCATTGCCGCCCGGTTCACCGGGGCGGCGGGCATACTGCTGGGCGATGATGGCAGCACGTTGCAGCAGTACATGATGGCGCAGCAGATCACATCACCGGGCGAGGCGGTGGTGCGCATTCTCGAGACGCGCATGCCGTCGGCCATTCTGGGGTTTGGCGCCGAGGCGGATCTGGCGCAGTTGATTGCCGATCCCGACATCGCCATTGCCTGTGATTGCGGAGCGGCCGCGGCGCAGCGCGTTTCGCATCCTCGCTACTTCGGGACCTTCCCGCGTGTGCTGGGCCGCTATGTGCGTGAGCAGCGAGTGCTGTCCTGGGAAGCGGCCATTCGCAAGATGACCTGGCTGCCGGCCTCCCTCATGGGGCTGCTCGACCGGGGACTTATTGCCCCGGGCATGGCTGCCGACCTGGTAGTGTTTGACTCAAGTACCGTCATGGATCACGCCACGTACGCCAACCCCACGGCGCCCTCCACCGGTGTGGTGCATGTGGTGGTGAATGGCACGCTGGCGCTGCGTGAGGGTACGCCCACTGGTGCACAGGCAGGGCGCACGCTGCTCCGTCCGACCGAGGGGATCAGCCGGCCAGCCGCGATGCTCACGCAGACGGATACCGACCAGCGGGTGCGGAACGCGATTGCCGTGGCCATGGGGACGAACCAGCGATTCACCATCACCGCGACCGGTATTCCGCAGCGCGCTGGTCAGTGGTGGAGCGTGACCGGGGTGGGAGGCTTCAGCGCCCGCGAAGAGCGCCCGTTTCTCGTGGTCTACGACGACAAGGATCCCCGTCAACCCGGTCGAGCCACCGTGTCGGTGTGGCTGGACGGGCAGTACAGTACGCAGCCGCTACGCGCGCGGTGA
- a CDS encoding YybH family protein: MRDHSADIRALRRQSNAAIASLDANYVISFMSDDIVVQVAGGPELRGKAANREAWEKQMAETGVGGYVRTPDKITIADDGTHASEIGHWVGRWRVKGRAHVEEGRYTAEWQLGAMGWEIVQEAFVSSPRA, translated from the coding sequence ATGCGAGACCATTCCGCCGATATTCGTGCACTGCGCCGTCAGTCCAACGCCGCCATCGCATCACTCGATGCCAACTACGTCATCTCCTTCATGAGTGACGACATCGTGGTACAGGTCGCTGGCGGCCCTGAATTGCGTGGCAAGGCAGCCAACCGCGAGGCCTGGGAAAAACAGATGGCTGAGACCGGCGTTGGCGGCTACGTCCGCACGCCCGACAAAATCACCATTGCCGACGATGGCACCCACGCCAGCGAAATCGGCCACTGGGTGGGGCGGTGGCGGGTCAAGGGGCGCGCCCACGTGGAAGAGGGGCGCTACACCGCCGAATGGCAGTTGGGCGCGATGGGATGGGAAATTGTGCAGGAAGCGTTTGTATCGTCACCGCGCGCGTAG